In Microbacterium enclense, the DNA window GGCGCGCTCGATGAGCGCCTCGCACGATCCGCACCCGCGGCGGACGAAGAGCAGGAGCTGGGCGTGGCCTCGGAGGGCGTGCTGGCGAGGGACCACCACGGAGCGGTCGGGGGCGAGCAGGGGGCGTTGGGGACGCCGACGGGCTCGCGCGCCGCCGCGGTCGGTGCGGTCCTGACCTCTCGGAAGGACGCGCCGATGACCGCGGCCACGCAGGCCAGGAGCGCGATCGTCGACAGCTCTGTCGGGTGAAATTCATCCGCGCGGGGGTGACGCGCTTTGCTGCACGGTGACTCATATACGCGGGTCTGAGAGTGCGCTAATTCAGTGTTGCAGAGGCCAGAAACCGCATAAATGCGGGTCTAAATTACATCTTGACCGTTTTTGATAGTGCGCTAACATTGCACTCAATCCCACAACGAAGGAGTTGGACGTGACTGAGCCGTACACAGTCGTAGCGCTCTCGCCGCTGCAGATCCCGATCGTCGAGCCGGAAGATGCGCTGAAGAACACCCGGCGCATCATCCAGTTCATGAAGACGGCGGTCGGTGTCGCCGCGACCGAGGGATACCCGGTCAAGCTGGTGGTCATCCCCGAGATGGCGATCCAGGGAATGCACATGGCATTCCGCGCGGGAGACCGCGAGGACGAGAAGAAATTCGCCCGCACCATTCCGGGCCCGGAGACGGACGAGCTGGGGAAGGCCGCTCGTGAGCTGAACACCTACATCGCCGGGGAGCTGTATCTCGTGGCGGACGACGACTTCCCGGACCGCTACTTCAACTGCGCGTTCATGATCGATCCGAACGGCGAGGTCATCTACCGCCGTGCCAAGGCCACCTCAGATGGCTTCGAGGGCGGCACACTCGGCACCACGAACCCGCACGACCTGTGGGACGAGTGGATCGTCAAGAAGGGCAACGGCAACGTCATGGACGCTATCTACCCCGTCGCCAAGACCCCGGACATCGGCAACATCGGATACGTCATCTGCCACGAGGGTGCGTACCCCGAGATCGCGCGCGGTCTCGCCATGAACGGTGCCGAGATCCTCATCCGGGCCACGCTCATCGAGCCCCAGACCTCGCAGGGGATGTGGGAGGTGCAGAACAAGGCCCACGCCCTGTTCAACAACGCGATCGTCGTCGCGCCCAACCTCGGCCCGGAGCTCGGCCCGGATGGCGTCATCAACGACCTCTTCGGTGGCCGCTCGATGATCGTCAACCAGCGCGGCAAGATCATCACCGAGACGCCCGGCGTCACGGCCGGCGACACGTTCGTCAGCACGACGATCGACATCGACGCGCTCCGACGCGATCGTCAGGCGAACGGAGTCTTCAACGGCTTCAAGGACCTCCGCACCGAGCAGTACGCGGCGATCTACGAGAAGCCGATCTACCCCAAGAACCAGTACCTCGAG includes these proteins:
- a CDS encoding hydrolase translates to MTEPYTVVALSPLQIPIVEPEDALKNTRRIIQFMKTAVGVAATEGYPVKLVVIPEMAIQGMHMAFRAGDREDEKKFARTIPGPETDELGKAARELNTYIAGELYLVADDDFPDRYFNCAFMIDPNGEVIYRRAKATSDGFEGGTLGTTNPHDLWDEWIVKKGNGNVMDAIYPVAKTPDIGNIGYVICHEGAYPEIARGLAMNGAEILIRATLIEPQTSQGMWEVQNKAHALFNNAIVVAPNLGPELGPDGVINDLFGGRSMIVNQRGKIITETPGVTAGDTFVSTTIDIDALRRDRQANGVFNGFKDLRTEQYAAIYEKPIYPKNQYLEAPPGEDWLARERATRARNIALLEERGVFTPLD